A window of Calliopsis andreniformis isolate RMS-2024a chromosome 3, iyCalAndr_principal, whole genome shotgun sequence contains these coding sequences:
- the LOC143177440 gene encoding uncharacterized protein LOC143177440, with protein MNWNKFFTGTTHHGNAENEDETETEDEEEVTDSNGTVSTDKRSHFLGLGFHKFPHNRLSLRCIKSIFLTINAATFLAGIVGVVASVWTLTDDRIMSRLIGQRFFLTVLLLVGLVASLASLLGIVALIRKKRKYLNTYVLCYMLFLVIMFVGAILSFWIFDYITQKVQNDMFTAIESYQSTPSSRNAWDNTHTYLKCCGIKSAKDWAKYYLSIPKSCCARSMEECIQMTEILAFKPGCLRNAVLLLKSHVQAISISALLIFLVVVSYQCLLLQNR; from the exons ATGAACTGGAATAAATTTTTTACCGGGACAACGCATCACGGAAATGCTGAAAACGAGGATGAAACGGAAACGGAAGATGAAGAGGAAGTCACCGATAGCAATGGAACCGTCTCGACCGACAAAAGATCACATTTCCTTGGATTAGGTTTCCATAAGTTTCCGCACAATCGTTTGTCGCTACGGTGCATTAAATCTATATTTTTGACGATTAACGCGGCAACATTT CTTGCAGGCATCGTTGGTGTCGTAGCGTCAGTGTGGACTCTCACCGATGATAGAATAATGTCGAGATTAATTGGACAACGTTTCTTTTTAACGGTATTACTGCTTGTGGGTCTTGTTGCTTCTCTTGCATCATTACTTGGAATTGTTGCGCTGATAAGAAAAAAGAGGAAATACTTGAACACC TATGTGTTGTGTTACATGTTATtcctggttattatgtttgtcggTGCTATATTGAGCTTCTGGATTTTCGATTATATTACACAAAAGGTTCAGAATGATATGTTCACAGCTATTGAAAGTTATCAGTCTACTCCGTCAAGCAGAAACGCGTGGGATAATACTCATACATAC CTGAAATGCTGCGGAATTAAATCTGCAAAAGATTGGGCTAAATATTACCTCAGTATTCCGAAGAGTTGTTGCGCGAGGTCCATGGAAGAA TGTATACAAATGACAGAAATCCTTGCTTTCAAACCCGGCTGTTTGAGAAACGCCGTGCTTCTGCTCAAGTCACACGTCCAAGCAATAAGCATATCAGCACTCTTGATCTTTCTTGTTGTAGTAAGTTATCAGTGTCTCCTTTTACAAAATCGATGA
- the Pop2 gene encoding CCR4-NOT transcription complex subunit Pop2 — translation MPSATGGNNPIGQQKGGATMPSNEECGIRDVWGHNLEEEFRTIRQVVQQYQYIAMDTEFPGVVARPIGEFRTSADYQYQLLRCNVDLLRIIQLGLTFLDESGNTPGGSYTTWQFNFKFNLQEDMYAQDSIDMLQNSGIQFKKHEEEGIDPLDFAELLMTSGIVLVDDIKWLSFHSGYDFGYLLKLLTDQNLPQEESEFFELLRIYFPTIYDVKYLMKSCKNLKGGLQEVAEQLEIQRVGPQHQAGSDSLLTGMVFFKMREMFFEDNIDDAKYCGHLYGLGTSFVVNGSGGYLDSNGDNSSSS, via the exons ATGCCCTCAGCTACCG GAGGAAATAACCCTATAGGGCAGCAGAAGGGTGGGGCGACTATGCCCAGTAATGAAGAATGCGGAATACGAGATGTTTGGGGACATAATCTCGAAGAAGAATTTCGTACAATTCGTCAGGTTGTACAACAATATCAGTACATTGCAATGGACACTGAATTTCCTGGAGTAGTAGCTAGACCCATTG GTGAATTTAGGACTAGTGCTGATTACCAGTATCAGTTGTTACGGTGTAATGTAGATCTTTTACGAATTATTCAACTCGGTCTTACATTTCTTGATGAATCGGGAAACACACCTGGGGGTAGTTATACGACGTGGCAATTTAACTTCAAATTCAACTTACA AGAAGATATGTATGCTCAGGACAGTATAGACATGCTGCAAAACAGTGGTATACAATTCAAGAAACACGAAGAAGAAGGTATTGATCCTTTAGACTTCGCTGAACTTTTGATGACATCGGGAATTGTTCTTGTTGACGACATAAAATGGCTGTCTTTTCattctggctatgactttggttaCCTACTCAAGCTTCTTACCGACCAAAATTTACCACAAGAGGAAAGCGAATTTTTTGAACTACTTAGGATATATTTTCCaactatatacgatgtaaaa TACTTAATGAAATCTTGCAAAAATTTGAAAGGAGGCTTACAGGAGGTAGCGGAACAGTTGGAAATTCAGAGAGTTGGACCGCAACATCAAGCTGGATCTGATTCGTTACTTACGGGAATGGTTTTCTTTAAGATGCGAGAA ATGTTCTTTGAAGACAACATTGACGATGCGAAAtattgtggtcatttatacggttTGGGAACATCATTTGTCGTGAACGGTTCAGGAGGATATCTAGACAGTAATGGAGATAATTCGTCGTCCTCGTAA